Sequence from the Gemmatimonadaceae bacterium genome:
CCACAGGCGAGTGACACCCCCCGCGAGCATTGACGGTGATCGGTCAACTGATTAAATATACGACTGGAATGAATAGTTATTTAGGAGGGATATGACCCGCACAATTGCGCTCGCCTACTCCGGCGGTCTTGATACTTCCATCATCGTCCCCTGGCTCAAGGAGCACTACGACGGCGCGCGGATTGTATGCGTTGCTGCCGACATCGGCCAGGGTGAAGAGCTTGAGGGCGTACGCGCCAAGGCGATCGCCTCGGGGGCGGATGAATGCTACATCGAAGATCTCCGTCAGGAGTTCGTCGAGGACTTCATCTGGCCGACGCTCCGCGCCGGAGCGATCTACGGCCGCAAGTATCTCCTCGGTACGTCCATGGGACGGCCGCTCATTGCTCGCCGGCAGGTCGAGGTCGCGCGCCGCATCGGCGCGGATGCTCTTGCGCACGGCTGCACCGGCAAGGGTAACGACCAGGTGCGGTTCGAGCTCACCTACGCCGCATTCGCGCCGGAGCTCGCCGTCATCGCGCCCTGGCGCGAGTGGGACATTCGCAGCCGCGAGGACGCACTTGCCTACGCCGAGAAACACAACGTCCCGGTAACCGCGTCCCGCGAGAAGATCTATTCGCGCGATCGCAACATCTGGCATATCTCCCATGAAGGTGGAGTGCTCGAGGATCCTTCGCAGCCGCCCCCGGCCGATCTTTTCATGCTCACCACTTCGCCTGAGCTCGCTCCGGACGAGCCTGAGGAGGTTTCCATCGGCTTTAACCAGGGAACTCCGGTTGCGGTCAACGGCGTTTTCCTCGACCCGGTCGCCATTCTCACTACGCTGAACGGAATCGCTGGACGCCACGGCGTCGGGCGCATTGATCTCGTCGAGGATCGCCTCGTCGGGATGAAGTCGCGCGGCGTCTACGAGACCCCAGGCGGCACCCTTCTCTACACGGCCCACAGCGAGCTTGAGCAGCTCATTCTGGATCGCCGCACGCTCGCTGCCAAGGATCTTATCGCTCCCCGCTATGCCGATCTCGTGTACGAGGGCCGGTGGTGGACGACCGAGCGCGAGGCCTACGACGCGTTCGTCAATGTCACTCAGGAGCGTGTCACCGGAGGCGTCACCCTGCGACTCTACAAGGGAAACATCTCCGTAGTGAGTCGCGCCAGCGAGTACGCCCTCTACGACGAACGGTTCGTCACGTTCGGCGAGGACGACGTCTACGAGCAGAGCGATGCGGCCGGTTTCATCAGACTCTATTCCCTTCCCGACCGCGTGCGCGCTCTGCGCGACCGCGAGCTCGCGGCGAAGGCCGTCGCTCCTGTTGCGAGCGACGACACGCCTGCACTCGCCGCATCCTGGCAGGACTAGCCCGAATGATTGCGGGACCGAAATCGCACAAGCTCTGGGGCGGTCGCTTTTCCGTTCCCACCGCGGCTGCACTCGAGGCGCTCAATCGTTCTATCGGAATTGATTTCCGGCTCTGGCCTCACGACGTCCATCTATCCCAAGCGTGGGCCATGGCGCTGTGGGGCGCCGGTGTTCTGACCCTCGAGGAAAGCCGGCAGATAGAAAGCGGTCTTTCCAGGGTGGGCGATCAGCTCGCTGAAGGTGCCCTGCCTCAGGAGTCCGACGAAGACGTCCATACGATGATTGACCGCATGCTCCACGATGAGATCGGCAACGTTGCGTCCAAGCTTCACACCGGAAGAAGCCGCAACGATCAGGTCGCCACTGCGACGCGCCTCTGGACGATGGAGATGTGCACCGAGCTGGACGAGTCAGTTCGTGCGCTGCAGCAGGTCATGATAGATCAGGCCAGGACGCTCGAGCATGATCTGATGCCGTCATACACTCATCTGCAACGCGCCCAGCCCGTGTCGGGAGCGCACTGGATGCTCTCGCACTTCTGGCCGCTCGAGCGGGATCGTGCACGCGTTTCTTCGGTGGCGCGCTCGACGGCGGTTCTTCCCCTTGGGTCGGGCGCGATCGCAGGATCCGCGTACCCGGTCTCACGCGTCCTCCTCCAGGGCAGTCTCGGCTTCACCTCGCTTTCACCGAACAGCATCGACGCCGTCGGCGACCGCGACTTCATCGCCGAAACGCTGTTCGCGGTCGCGTTGATCTGCACTCATCTCTCACGCCTTGCTGAAGATCTGATTCTCTACGGCTCCAGCGAGTTCGGATTCGTGCGGTTTGGCGAAGCGTTCACGACGGGTTCGAGCATGATGCCGCAGAAGCGTAATCCCGATGCGCTGGAGCTGGCACGCGCATCTGGCGCCAGAACGCTCGGCGATCTCACCGCCTTGCTCGCGACTCTTAAGGGATTGCCGAGTGGATACAACAAGGATCTTCAGGATGACAAGCGAGCGCTGTTCGGTGCGGTCGACCTGATCATGCTCGTACTTCCCGCGGT
This genomic interval carries:
- a CDS encoding argininosuccinate synthase, encoding MTRTIALAYSGGLDTSIIVPWLKEHYDGARIVCVAADIGQGEELEGVRAKAIASGADECYIEDLRQEFVEDFIWPTLRAGAIYGRKYLLGTSMGRPLIARRQVEVARRIGADALAHGCTGKGNDQVRFELTYAAFAPELAVIAPWREWDIRSREDALAYAEKHNVPVTASREKIYSRDRNIWHISHEGGVLEDPSQPPPADLFMLTTSPELAPDEPEEVSIGFNQGTPVAVNGVFLDPVAILTTLNGIAGRHGVGRIDLVEDRLVGMKSRGVYETPGGTLLYTAHSELEQLILDRRTLAAKDLIAPRYADLVYEGRWWTTEREAYDAFVNVTQERVTGGVTLRLYKGNISVVSRASEYALYDERFVTFGEDDVYEQSDAAGFIRLYSLPDRVRALRDRELAAKAVAPVASDDTPALAASWQD
- the argH gene encoding argininosuccinate lyase, which gives rise to MIAGPKSHKLWGGRFSVPTAAALEALNRSIGIDFRLWPHDVHLSQAWAMALWGAGVLTLEESRQIESGLSRVGDQLAEGALPQESDEDVHTMIDRMLHDEIGNVASKLHTGRSRNDQVATATRLWTMEMCTELDESVRALQQVMIDQARTLEHDLMPSYTHLQRAQPVSGAHWMLSHFWPLERDRARVSSVARSTAVLPLGSGAIAGSAYPVSRVLLQGSLGFTSLSPNSIDAVGDRDFIAETLFAVALICTHLSRLAEDLILYGSSEFGFVRFGEAFTTGSSMMPQKRNPDALELARASGARTLGDLTALLATLKGLPSGYNKDLQDDKRALFGAVDLIMLVLPAVAGALGELRFDRKRMRGALSSTMMATDLADYLVGKGATFRDAHEAVGSLIREAEGRGCELTELPGESFATANALFGDDVMDWLDPAQSVMRRDVPGGTGPEAIRVQIEAAIAAIRPMRETPRGNELNLRPI